The following DNA comes from Acidicapsa ligni.
CATGCTGCGGGAGATACCGCGTTGCAGGCGATTGCGGATCTCTTCCGGACGAACATTCGGACGGACGATATTGCGTGTCGTTACGGAGGCGAGGAGTTCACGATTATTCTTCCTGACGTGAGTGGCGCTACAGCGTATGACCGTGCGGAGACGGTTCGCAAATCGGTGACCAGCCTTAAAGTTCCATTGGAAGATGAGACTTATGGAGAGTTTTCTCTATCGATTGGCATTGCTCTGTATCCGAGTGACGGCGAGACGGCGGACCTACTGTTGCGGCGCGCAGACCAGGCGCTTTATCGCGCCAAGCGAGGCGGACGGAATCAAGTGGTTGTGTATGAGGCTGGATCTGCGGTTGCGGTACAGAGTTAGTCTTATTTTGAGATTGTTATAGATCTTGTATCGGCTAATTTAGAGCTATGGCATGGAAGCTATGCCTGATTCCCAGGGTGGTGTGTTCGATGTGGATCAGGCTTGCAGGTTCGGGTATGTGGGGCTATAGAACTGGATCTATAAGCCCATATCGGATTGATCGGGAGTGCCTATTTGCTGTGGGCTTCTACTGCGGTATGGGTTGGCAGAGCGGCTTCTACTTCTGCAGCCTTGACTCTTCTGTTTCCACCGTGCAGCAAGGGCTTTTCCATGAGGTACCAGGATAGAGTCGCGTACAGTGTGCTGCCGGCGAAGGCGATAACGGCAATAACATAACGCTGATGCAGGTAGCGCTCGGCTAAGACCAACATGCCGTCGTGGATGAGATAGAAGGAATAACTGATCCTGCCGAGGAAGAGCATGGGTGGCGTGGACAAGATCCATGTGTATCTGCCGCCCAGTGCCCAGAGGAAAACTCCGGTAGCAGCGAGGAGAGATATTTCCAGGGTGATGACGTTGCCGCGGATGGTGCCGTCTGCGGTCGAGAAGCCGGGGTGATACTTGTTGAGATAGATCATCAACGGTGGGGTGAGGATCGTTAGAATGAGCGCGAGATAGCCGTATTTCTTGATTTTTTCGCTGTGACTACGCCAGAGAAAAGTGATGAGAGCGCCAGTGGCGAGGCAGTCCATGCGGAACGGTGTTGATTTGTAGACGAACCAGCGGGAGGCATTCCAGGGTACGTGATCGGTCCACGGTGTCAGGACTCCGCGAAGTAAAGGAGCTGCAATAATCATCGCGACGAGAAGGGCTGGGAGTCGCTTGGGCTTCAAGAAAAAAACAGCGAGTGGCCAGACAATATAGAACTGTTCTTCAACGCCGAGTGACCATAGAGGGCTGAATGCGGGTAGCTGGCGATCTTTATAGAAATAGCCTACGTAATTGGTGAGGCCGATGAACATGTACCAGTGCTGCATCCAATAAACGCCGAAAACCAGCGATGCTACGAGGAGGAGTAGCAGGTAAGGAGGCACAATCCTGCGAACGCGGCGCGCATAGAACTGAGCAATGAAGGATTTGAAGTTATCCTTTTGCATGTCCAGAAGGATGCCGGTGATGAGGAATCCTGAGAGTACAAAGAAAATATCCACGCCCATCCAAAGCATTCGAATGTCGAGGGCATGGCGCAGAAACACCGCGATAATCGCGACTGCGCGCAGTCCATCCAACTGCATAATTCTTTTACTCATACTCGAAGAATATATGAAGCGAGCAGGTGAAGCTAGTGGGATTTAACGTAGTTTAACTTAGCTTGGTTTCGTGTTTCATTTCATGGTTTGGCAGAAGGCTGTGTTGCTTGAGGGAGGTAAAACTGGGTGTGGTTGGTTTGGGGTGATTGTGTTTTTGTTGGGGTGGAGAGGGAGATTCCCTTCGGGAATGACGGACAGAAGGGCAAGGGCAACGGCTAACAGCAACGGCAACGGCTAACAGCAGATTCCCTTCGGGAATGACAGACAGAACTGCAACGGCAACAGCAACGGCAAAAGATAAGGGTAAAAGCAAAGGCTAGGGCTAGGGCTAGGCTAAGAGCAAGAACATCGTTCTGAACTTTGATGCTGTATGTGAGTTGATCCATTACTTAAAACTGGTGCGGTTATGGATTCGGGCGGTGGGATGGTACACTCGCTGCAATTTCCCAAATGTTAGCTAAAGTTTTGAGTGCTGCAGTTTATGGCATCGATGCGAATCTTATCGATGTTGAGGTGGACCTGAGCGGAACTATTGCTGAGGAAGATCGGTTTCATACGGTTGGGCTGCCGGATGCGGCAGTACGGGAGAGCCGCGACCGTGTGCGGGCGGCGATGAAGAATTCGGGGTATTTGATACCGCCGACGCACATTACGATCAACCTGGCTCCTGCGGATATCAAGAAGGAAGGCGCGGGATTTGACCTGCCTATCGCTATCGCTATTCTGAGCGCGTACGGGGCGCTGCACTTGAAGGATCTAAGCCCGTTTTTGCTGGTGGGCGAGCTGGGCTTGGACGGTAGTTTGCGACCGGTGCCGGGGGTGCTTTCGATTGCTGTGCTGGCGCGTGCGCGAGGTATCGCCAACCTGATACTGCCTGCGGTGAATGCAGCGGAAGCTGCGGTGGTTGAAGGCGTGAATGTTTACCCGGTTGCGACTCTTGCCGAGGTGATCGAGTTACTGAATTCGACATTGATGGGAGAGGTGCAGAGGCAGCCGTTTCGCGTGGCGACGGACGAGTTGCTGAACGAATTGCATCACTATGCAGCTGACTTCAGCGATGTGCGTGGACAGCAGACAGCGAAGCGTGCGCTGGAGGTTGCTGCAGCGGGTGGGCACAACATTCTGATGATTGGGCCGCCGGGGTCGGGCAAGACGATGCTGGCGAAGCGGCTGCCTTCGATTCTGACGCCATTGACTTTTGACGAAGCGCTGGAGACGACGAAGATTCATTCGGTGGCGGGAGTGCTGGACGCGGCGCAAGGTTTGGTGGCGCAGAGGCCGTTTCGGGCTCCGCATCATACGATTTCGGATGCCGGGCTGATTGGAGGCGGAGCTGTGCCGCGGCCGGGCGAGGTTTCGCTGGCGCACAATGGGTTGCTGTTTTTGGATGAGCTGCCTGAGTTTCCGCGCAACGTGCTTGAGGTGATGCGGCAGCCGCTGGAGGATCACACGGTGACGATCGCCAGGGCGTCGATGTCGCTGACTTTTCCGGCGCGGTTCATGTTGGCTGCGGCGATGAATCCGTGTCCCTGCGGGTATTTCAATGACAAGTCGCGGGAGTGCAATTGCACTCCGCCGATGATTCAGCGCTATGTGGCCAAGGTTTCGGGGCCGCTGCTGGATCGAATCGATATTCATATCGAGGTTCCGGCGGTGCAGTACAAGGAGTTGCGTGGTGGGGCAGCGGCGGAGGGTTCCGCACAGATTCGCGACCGGGTTATGCGCGCCAGGGAGCGGCAGCGTGAGCGGTTTCAGGAGGCGGGAGAACGCATCTTTGCCAATGCGCAGATGGGGACACGGCAGATTCGGGCTTACTGCGAGCTGGGCGCGGATGCGGAACGACTGTTGGAGCGGGCGATGCAGCAACAGGGATTGAGCGCGAGGGCGCATGACCGAATTCTCAAAGTGGCACGGACTATTGCTGATCTGGAGGGTGCTGCGGGGCTGGCGGTGAGCCACTTGGCGGAGGCGATCCAGTATCGGACGCTGGATCGAAGTTATTGGGCGTAGATCGGTTCCGGGCCATGATCGGGTCGTGCCAGGACCTATCGAGCCATGATCGGTATTGGGTCATGATCTCGTTACTTAGGGTGTAGTTCATGGCTCGGGAGTCGTATTTTGCGTCGTTTCTATGCGTGATAACTTGTGTTGAATTCGATGTACAGGTTTTCAGTATCTTTGCGGAAAAGGTTGATAGATATGACGATGATTCAATCCAATTCAGACGCGCTCCTGGTGGCGATTCCGATGATCGGTATATTGCTTGGGGGCTATTTCAGGCTGGATGAGATGCTGATCAGGCCGAAACAGCAGGTCGAACAGAGGCGGCAGTTTTCCGCTCTCAATGAGCATGGGCAGCCGGTATGTATCGATCCGGACGGCAGGATTTACGAGGGAAAACGCAGGAATTATTGATCGCGCGTCTTGTGGAAGATACTCAGAAATGGCGAATGGCTGGTATTTGGGCCACTATTATATGTAGGGCCGACGCGCAGAAATCGTTGCAAGAAGGACAAAAGGGAAGAGCGTTCCCAAATTTGACAGGTAAACTCTAAAGTAGGGCTGGCTGGAGATGGCAGTTTCATAGGATAAGCTTCTTGTTTTCTATGGAAATCTTCAGGAATAGAGGGTAGGCCGCATAAATGTGCTATAAAAAAGGGTTGACCTAGGAGCACTGTGGGTATAGATTCATGAGTGCTAACCAACAAGGCAGACATCGCGTAGACCTGTAGGGGATGCGCTCTGCGTCGCTTTGATTCCGCGTCATCTTATGTTGCGGTTCACCGGGAGTATCGGTGCGACCGATAGTGTGTTTATCCGGTAGTTGTTGGATATTGCCGGATTTGATTGGCAGGCTGGATTCAATTGATCCAGATTGAACATTGCAGTTTCTGCGGTAGCAATATCGTGGGAGTGAATTATGAGAAGGGTGTCAAAAATGAGTTATCAGAATAGCAGCAACTTTTTGAACTCTATCCCCTTTTTTTGCGTCTAACAAATGTCTGTAAACAAAAAGGGCGTGCCGCTCAACGGGCGTCCTCTGCACCGGTCAAGCCGGGCAGTGATCACCACAAAGGAGAACGATGCATATGCGCTCGGAACTGATTTTTGGGGCACTTACTCACGTGTCCAACCGCTACCAGTTGTGCCAACTGGCGAGCAAGGCAACCCGTAAGTTGCACAAGCCGAACAGCCGGCTGCAGGATACGACGAACGAAGTTCTTTACCGCTTTCGTAATGCCAATCCTGGTATGTCGGCGCCGATCACGGAACCGGAAGCTCAGCCAGTAGAGCAGCGCCGCGCAGCTTAAGCGCGGCCTGCAAGGCCTGCCGTAACCACAACCCCGCCTTTTATTTCCCCGGAGTTCCCTCCAATCCATCCCCCTCCTATCCTCCTAGTCGCAGGTATCCATGACCATTGCTGAGTTAAAAGAGAAAAACATCACCGAATTGAGCCGCATTGCGCGCACACTGGACATTCCCGGCGCTAGCGGTCTCCGCAAACAAGACCTTATCTTTAAGATTCTGCAGGCGCAGAGCGAAAAAGAGGGGCATATTTTTGCCGAGGGCGTCCTCGAAATCCTGCCTGACGGTTATGGTTTTCTCCGTTCTCCGGATTACAACTATTTGCCCGGCCCGGATGATATTTATGTCTCCCCGTCCCAGATTCGCAAGTTTGACCTCAAGACCGGCGACACGATCAGCGGCAATGTTCGTCCGCCACATGAGGGCGAGAAGTACTTCGCACTGGTTAAGATTGAAGCGATCAACTTCGAGTCTCCTGAGGAGACGCGCAACAAGATTCTTTTCGACAATCTGACGCCGCTTTATCCACAGGAACGCATCAAGATGGAGACTGTTCGCGAGCAGACGAGTGGCCGCGTGATGGATCTGTTGACGCCGGTGGGCAAGGGGCAGCGCGGTTTGATCGTAGCTCCGCCTCGTACAGGCAAAACGATGCTGTTGCAGTCGATTGCCAACTCGGTGACGACCAACCATCCTGAGGTTGTGCTGATCGTACTGCTGATTGATGAGCGTCCGGAAGAAGTCACGGATATGCAGCGGTCGGTGAAGGGCGAAGTCATCAGCTCCACCTTTGATGAGCCGGCGGCGCGCCACGTACAGGTCGCCGAAATGGTGATTGAGAAGGCCAAGCGCCTGGTGGAGCACAAGCGTGATGTGGTGATCCTTCTGGACTCCATTACGCGTCTTGCCAGGGCTTACAACACGATTGTGCCGCCTTCGGGCAAGGTACTCTCGGGCGGTGTGGATTCAAATGCGCTGCAGCGGCCGAAGCGGTTCTTTGGCGCGGCTCGCAATATTGAAGAAGGCGGGTCTTTGACGATCATTGCGACGGCTCTTGTCGATACTGGTTCGCGTATGGACGAGGTCATCTTTGAAGAGTTCAAGGGCACGGGCAATATGGAAGTGATTCTGGATCGCAAGCTGGTTGATAAGCGAGTGTTTCCGGCAATCGACATTCAGCGCTCGGGCACCCGTAAGGAAGAGCTGCTTATTCCCAAGGAGGATTTGCAGCGTATCTGGGTTCTGCGCAAGGTGCTGAATCCGCTGTCTCCTGTGGAAGCGATGGAACTGCTGGTGAGCCGCCTTGAAAAGGTGCGCAACAACGCAGAATTCCTGCAGAACATGAACCATCTGTAGAGTTCTCTCTAGGGTTCAAGGCGGGAAGGGGAGTTTGCTTCCAGGTGCATGCAAGGCTTTCCACTGCACCTGTTTGCGGATTTCCCTCTCGCTGATAGAATAGAAAAGTTGTTTCCCAATGTGGGGCTGTAGCTCAGCTGGGAGAGCGCCTCGTTCGCAACGAGGAGGCCAGCGGTTCGATCCCGCTCAGCTCCACCAAATAAATATCAAATTTATAATTCGAAAACCTGGGGCCAACTTGTCCTCATTCAATACCAGAATTGAGAAATCGGATACTTATCCGATTTGGCGACTACTCGGACAGGCGCAGGATCAGTTGTCGGCGACGACAGGAGAAGCATCCGGATGCTTCTCGAATGTCCAACTCTCCCAAAGCCAATGGGGACGTGCGGTCACCCGTGCAGTTGCCTGATACGAAAGCATTGACCGATACCATCGTTCAATAGATTCTCCTCTATACGTCTGCATTCATGACAATTGTGCGGCGCCTCGGAATTAAGCGAAAAAGCACTGCGCTTTGGAATTGCGAGCTGAAGAAGTTCGATGTGCATCTTCGGATCGAAAGTGTCGGACCAGAGGTGCGTGCCCGAATTCGTACGGAACTGCTGTGCCTGATACTCCGTATCAACGGCATATCAGATTCGAGGATATTGCTTTGCCTCTGCGACTGCGCCCACATCGCTCTGCAAACTGCCTACGAATATGCGGATCTGGATTGGTCTATTCCGAATACCGTCGACAGAGGGTCTCGATATGATGGCTCGAGCTTGAGGTTTGCGTTACTGCACGTCGAGCGTAATGGTGGCGGATTGTTGGATATTGCCGCTGGTCGCCGTTACTTTCAGGGTATACGTCTCCGGCGGTGGCGAGGAGCCTCGGCTGTGACCGCCGCATCCTGTAAGAACAGCGGCCACAGGCACACAAATCAGAGCGAGCGATAACAGCCTCAGCATCTGGTTCATCCTGCGTCTGGATTTGCGCATTCCTCCGGCAGCGAAAAATGGAAGAAACAGAAGAGCAAGTGTTATTGGCGGCAGCTTTCTTCCTAAAGCAGGAGCAGGCTGTATCGCGGCGGAGGCGGGTGCCTGGATGGTCAGGGTGACAGTCTGTTTTCCTGCGTTAGCTGCGACTGTAGCGGGCGAAAAGGTTGCCGTCGCCCGGGGCGGAAGTCCACTGATGGAAAAATTTACCGGACCCGCATAGGAGCCATAGAGCGGATCCAGGTTGAACGGATAACTAACCGAACTTCCTGGAGTAACGGTCAGAGTGGTCGGTCCCGATATGGTGAGACTGAAACCGAGCGGAGCTACGGTCACGGTTGTGCCTGCGGAGGCATTGCTGCCTGCGAAGTTTGTGTCACCACTGTAGGCAGCAGTCAATGTGTGGGTCGTTCCGGCCGCAAGGGATATGGTGGCATAACTGGCTGTGCCTGCAGAAAGAGTCGCGGTGTTTAGCAGGGATGTGCCGTCGTAAAAGCTTATGGTGCCGGTCGGCGTGCCGGATGTAGCAGAACTAACCTGCGCGGTCAGAGTCACGCTCTGGCCTGGAGTGGTTGAAGTGCTGCTGACCTTCAACGCGGTCGTTGAAGAAGCCTGAGTGATATTCAAAGCCCCATTTGTGATCGCCGCTGCGTAATCAGAGAGATTGGTTCCGGTTACGCTCGGGACGATCGGATACGTTCCGGCGTTGGAGGTGATGGTAGCGGTGGTGCTGAAGGTTTCGATGAAGGTGTCTCCATCTTGCGCGCCAGTTACCTTGCCGCTGAAAGCCGGATTGGGGGTGCCGTAGACCCTGGTTGCATTGTTGGCGGTGATCGTCAGGGCTGGTCGATTGACGATCAGGGTTTGCGTGACCTGGAGCGCAGGCGGATATGTTGTATTCCCGGCCTGGTTTGCGGCCACTATGATCGTGCCTGCCCCGCCCACGACCATTGTGTTGCCGCTGATTGTGCCGGGGCCTGAAACGACACTGAAGCTGACGGGGAGGCCTGACGTAGCGGTAGCGGACAGCACAATGGGAGCAACGCCATAATTTACAGGACTGGCGAGAGTGAAGCTGATGGTTTGTGACGATTGCGCAGGAGATACATTGAAGGCATTGCCTGGAGGCGACGAGATGGCAATCGATCCATTGAGAGTCAAATTCGCAGTAAGGGTATCGCCGGTGCCTGTTGCGCTTACGCTCAGGGCGGAATACGTGGCGATGCCGTTGCTGGGGGAAGTTGCAGCCGATCCGCCGGAAAGCTTGCCATTGCCGGTCAGCGACAGAGGGATCGTCACCGAGCCACCAGTGAAGCCGTTGCCGCTTTCGTCGAGTTGCACGGTGGGAGCCGGACTCATAGATTTGTTTTCCGTCACTGCCGACGGTTGTTGCACGAAGGCCATAGAGTAGTTGGTCTGCACCGCACCCGCATCCTGACAGGTGTTGCTGCCGTAAACAGTCGTACGCGGCAGACCTCGCTGGTCAGTTCCGGCAGCGCTTGAAGGATTGATGGCGCAGATCGCCACGCTGCCCGGCAACGGAATCATTGTCTGCGTAGGGCCACCATAATTGCCCAATGCCGACAGGTTGGCTGCTATTCCGACGATGTTGCCTAAGACGCCATTTGCAGGGCAGTTGCCGTTGCCGCCGGGGTAGATCATGCATTCTGCGCCGGTGTCTCCGGTCAGGATGCTGTTAAAGACCTCAAGGGTGCCATAGTTTGCGATGGTTTCGTCGCCTGAGTTGCTGGTGAAAGTGCTCCCGTTCACGTCGAGCTCGCCGCCGTAATTAAAGATTACGGGCTGGCCGTTGGGTGCGGTATTCCCGAAAACAGTACTGTTGTTCAGACTCACTGTGACAACGTTGAAGAGGATGCTGGCAGAGCCTGAACTGTTCCCGGATAGAGTGCTGCTATTCACCGTGAGATTACCGGAGTTGTTAATCGCGCTACCTTGCTCTGATTTATTGTTTGAGAGCGTGCTGGCGTTTATGGTCAGAGAACCATCGTTCGTAATGAGTCCGCCCGAGCCGCCATTGGTGATGATCAAAGAGGTAATGGACGTATTACCGCCGGACACGGTGAAGATAGATTCCTGGCTATTTGCTCCTCCTCCACCAGATACAGTTACGAGATTGGTAAGCTGCGATCCACTTCCTGAGGTCCTGCCGATGATCGAGGTATTGCCGGGGATGGTGAACGTCCCGGCGCTGCCAAGCAGGATTGTTTTCGCAGCGGCAAAGAGTGTTGCATCGAAGGTGATTTTTCCTGCGACATCGTTGGCTGCATAGAGCAGCGCGTCGCGCAGGCTGCATGCGGCGTCAGTGCCCTTATCCGGATTAGCCTGCGGCGTGCAATTGGCCTTGTTACCGGCATCATCGCTGCTGGTGGTTACGACGAGGTTCGGCGTAGACGCCGCGGAGACAACGATGCCACTGGAGACGCCGATCAAAGTGTTATTGATGGTATCGGTTGCCGTGATTGTCTGTGATCCTGTGGTTCTCAAGGTCGCGGTGTAGGTTCCTGTCCCATTTGTAAGTGGGCTGTCTGCGGGCAATGTCGCGGCTGTGTCGTTACTGGTGAAGTGAAGCGTGGTTGAGTAGTTTGTGACGGGAGCATTGCTTGCATCCAAAGCCTGGACGGTGAAAGAGACAGGTGTTCCTACCGTGGCTGTAGCCGGCGCCGAGACTTCAAGATGTGTCACGGGTAAAGCAGCGACAGTGATGCTTGCCGAAGCGGAATTTCCGCGGGCCTGCGCAGTGATGACCTGGCTGCTTGTATCCACCACTGAACCGGCTGCGATTCCGGTCACACTCACCGACAGCACGCAGGAGGAAGCCTTCGGGATCGTTCCCGCGGTCAACGTGATCGAAGACGAACCTGCTGTCGCGGTTGCCGTTCCGCCACAGCTGTTGGACAGGCTGTTCGGTGTTGTCACGACCAGGCCTGCAGGCAGCGTGTCACTGAAGGCGGTAGTGGTCAACGCTACGCTTGCGTTGGGATTGTTCAGGGTGAAGGTCAGCGTGGTGGCGCCTCTGAAGGGAATAGACGCAGCGCCAAATGCCATTTGCAGGACTGGCGCGGAAACGGGGTTCGCGGATACGGTGAGCATGGCGTCTGGATCTGTGGCGATGGAATAGGCAGGCGCAACCTGGATTGTGGCCGAGAGAGTATCGGTGCCGGGAGCGGAGACCGACAGACTGCTGAAAGATGCTCCGATGCCGCTGACGGTGGTTACCGGACCTAATCCGGTTGCAGCGCCGGTTCCGGCGAATGTGAGAGTGACCGGTACACCACCTGTGTTTTGTCCACTTTCCGTGACGGAGACGATCGGTGTTGGGCTGGGGCCGGTGGGCTGATTTGTCACGGCGTTGTAGCCGGAGCCTGCATTGGTGAATTGCACCGACTGGAAATTAGTCTGGACAGCGCCTAGATCCACGCATGGATGGCTACCGGAGAAACCGGTGTACGTGGTATTGAGACGAGGAAATCCACGCTGATCCGTCGTGATGCCCACGGGTATAAGTGCGGGGGAACCTGCGCAGATCGCTGCGCCGCCTGGCAAGGGAAGCATGGTCGGGGTTGGGCCGCCGAAGTTGCCGATAGACTCGAGCGGCGCATTGATAACGTTGTTTGGAGTGCTGATCAGGTTGTACATGCTCTGCGTGCCGCAGCCGTCGCAGTCGTCACCAGCGGCGGGGGCTGTGTTGCCAGCTACAATCGTGTTCGTCATCGTCAACCGGGCCGGGCAGCTATAGTAGAAACCCTGGTTGTTGTAGATGCCGCCACCTTGACCTTGGGCCGTATTGCCGCTAATAGTGCTGTTGTTGATGGTTATCGTGCCGCAGAGGTTGTGAAGAGCGCCACCGTCACCGGCAAGAGCGGTGCCGCCGTCCCCTGGCGGGGAGGCCATGTTGCCGAAGAACGTGCTGTTATTCAGGATCACGGTTCCGTTGTTGAAGATCGCCCCGCCGCTGCCAGACAGCGTATCCTCAGCGTCGGAATTGCCGAAAGCACCATTGCCGGTGAAGGCGCTGCTGTTCACAGTCAACGTTCCACCGTTGTAGATGGCTCCGCCGTCGGCGAAGATAGGGCTGCCGTTTGGTTTGTATTGCCCTGAGGCGTTATTGCCGGTGAAGATGCAATTGCTGATTGTGAGAGTGCCCTCGTTATCAATGCCGCCGCCGGAGCCAGCACTTCCGTTCGCAATCGCAAGTCCGGAAAGGATGACGGACCCTGGACCGCTGACAATCAAGATGCCCACCACGCCCGCGCCGGAGACGGTAACCACATTCGCTCCCGGTCCTTGAATCGTCATGCCTTGGCTTACGGTCAGCGGCGCTGTCAGGCTGATCGTGTTTTGGGCCGCGGAATTCGAGGACGCGAAGATCTTCGAATCGAAAGTGATCACGCCCCCGCTTGCATTGTTTACATAGGTGATCGCATCGCGCAGACTGCAAGCCTTGTCTGTCCCAATGCCCGGCTTGCTTTGAATCGTGCAATTGGCGGCATTGCCAGCG
Coding sequences within:
- a CDS encoding beta strand repeat-containing protein, which translates into the protein MAKARSAHTSGMLLSFLPRATYWLMRRITEPSQDGTTLRLPGLIAVLLCFGLFASSAGATTWTVSDTTDSPSDSNSVRYAINHAKSGDTVTFANSLDGQVIALTGGTLSISTNIAIQGPGANLLTISGSNSATVFSINSSAVAISGLTIANGRAATNGAGGGVLISGGAVIFTACVFSTNSATNGGAIDNAGNLTVNNSTFTGNSASTLGGGIQNSGALTVTNSTFSGNSAGASGGGIDNNSGTIVLNNTTVSGNSAGTSGSGIFNNLSDSPAPTITAINTIVAGNTTGGVLGSDDCDNCGAQSSSNLIGGAPQLGALGWNGGPTQTMIPMPGSPVIGAGSYQIGELAADQRGFNRPSSANAQIDLGAIQTRYLTVTTLSDSTSGSCGSTCTLRAALTTVATGGSADIVFKAGLVNSTSSGTIMLIGQLPAISGHLNLSGPGANELTIAGENATVLSGSMLTVNAGADAVFSGVTINPSGGEAVNQSQGIVNSGTLSLSNSTVSGANATGIVNSGTLIVSDSSLSSGSSAVSNSGTALVTDSTISGSQSFGNGGGIQNTGTLVMNSDSLSNNYAEGAGGAIYNDGTSTVLNSTFSGNFSDTNGGAISNNNVLTVINSSFYANLVRNTGSGSGFGFGGGAIYNGSTLNVTSSTFSSNSSQVSTSAGGVANFGSTLTMTNSVLVNDSGGDCNGDGCPQNGINGNVVGVSNISLSTLGSHGGTTATMIPAPGSAAICAGSPALLPGSLINDQRGFPRLNTTYTGYSSSPCLDAGAVQTHYTSVNFVQQPTNSAAGEAITPAPSLQVLETNPDLPAPNNTDAVNDIPVTVTFHGTGALEGTTTQISSGGVATFGNLIVNQAGTGDTLSTSLLIVPEDTLTATSSPFNVTTVAGNPATHFAITGPGNVTAGIPFSITVTAQDANNQTATGYSGTVHFTGSDPAAILPANASVSSGVGTFTVTLLTAVNQTITVTDTMHATITGTTPIGVAAGPAARFVVSAPPTAVTGTPINLTVTAYDINGNVTSGYSGTVHFTSTDAASTLPADSTLFQSSGSFVATLITLGTQTITATDTQNASLTGVSGGIVVDAPFNLVVTTAADDAGNAANCTIQSKPGIGTDKACSLRDAITYVNNASGGVITFDSKIFASSNSAAQNTISLTAPLTVSQGMTIQGPGANVVTVSGAGVVGILIVSGPGSVILSGLAIANGSAGSGGGIDNEGTLTISNCIFTGNNASGQYKPNGSPIFADGGAIYNGGTLTVNSSAFTGNGAFGNSDAEDTLSGSGGAIFNNGTVILNNSTFFGNMASPPGDGGTALAGDGGALHNLCGTITINNSTISGNTAQGQGGGIYNNQGFYYSCPARLTMTNTIVAGNTAPAAGDDCDGCGTQSMYNLISTPNNVINAPLESIGNFGGPTPTMLPLPGGAAICAGSPALIPVGITTDQRGFPRLNTTYTGFSGSHPCVDLGAVQTNFQSVQFTNAGSGYNAVTNQPTGPSPTPIVSVTESGQNTGGVPVTLTFAGTGAATGLGPVTTVSGIGASFSSLSVSAPGTDTLSATIQVAPAYSIATDPDAMLTVSANPVSAPVLQMAFGAASIPFRGATTLTFTLNNPNASVALTTTAFSDTLPAGLVVTTPNSLSNSCGGTATATAGSSSITLTAGTIPKASSCVLSVSVTGIAAGSVVDTSSQVITAQARGNSASASITVAALPVTHLEVSAPATATVGTPVSFTVQALDASNAPVTNYSTTLHFTSNDTAATLPADSPLTNGTGTYTATLRTTGSQTITATDTINNTLIGVSSGIVVSAASTPNLVVTTSSDDAGNKANCTPQANPDKGTDAACSLRDALLYAANDVAGKITFDATLFAAAKTILLGSAGTFTIPGNTSIIGRTSGSGSQLTNLVTVSGGGGANSQESIFTVSGGNTSITSLIITNGGSGGLITNDGSLTINASTLSNNKSEQGSAINNSGNLTVNSSTLSGNSSGSASILFNVVTVSLNNSTVFGNTAPNGQPVIFNYGGELDVNGSTFTSNSGDETIANYGTLEVFNSILTGDTGAECMIYPGGNGNCPANGVLGNIVGIAANLSALGNYGGPTQTMIPLPGSVAICAINPSSAAGTDQRGLPRTTVYGSNTCQDAGAVQTNYSMAFVQQPSAVTENKSMSPAPTVQLDESGNGFTGGSVTIPLSLTGNGKLSGGSAATSPSNGIATYSALSVSATGTGDTLTANLTLNGSIAISSPPGNAFNVSPAQSSQTISFTLASPVNYGVAPIVLSATATSGLPVSFSVVSGPGTISGNTMVVGGAGTIIVAANQAGNTTYPPALQVTQTLIVNRPALTITANNATRVYGTPNPAFSGKVTGAQDGDTFIETFSTTATITSNAGTYPIVPSVTGTNLSDYAAAITNGALNITQASSTTALKVSSTSTTPGQSVTLTAQVSSATSGTPTGTISFYDGTSLLNTATLSAGTASYATISLAAGTTHTLTAAYSGDTNFAGSNASAGTTVTVAPLGFSLTISGPTTLTVTPGSSVSYPFNLDPLYGSYAGPVNFSISGLPPRATATFSPATVAANAGKQTVTLTIQAPASAAIQPAPALGRKLPPITLALLFLPFFAAGGMRKSRRRMNQMLRLLSLALICVPVAAVLTGCGGHSRGSSPPPETYTLKVTATSGNIQQSATITLDVQ